From Aspergillus fumigatus Af293 chromosome 5, whole genome shotgun sequence, a single genomic window includes:
- the mdmB gene encoding mitochondrial distribution and morphology protein 10, translated as MLDFMDYIQLAFAEATNWNCDNSYSSLTATAQSLLDFSTPERLRVHLSSLATPHFATSYTLGTVGLIDGSVSYLYSTVPLNNTPSRSALIPLRKLARGYRQVQPPVAPVEDCGWQSCLGGLGSSESKPSGNDDSQPSPGRKATLLNATLHLPPPTILNALFLRRMSPTMQLSLAVCSTRGAPLSNSAPQASLLGQLSHDTGKYSNEYLFSTDNSLFGWRGLWNFGPDPRHPKENSSPQLSLLSAGAEAYYSPVSSLIGMSTGLRFSTLPAATEMPSSSSSASSTTTTSNHDTPISTFPYTLTLVLTPLTGSLSTTYSLRASPNLAFSSRFGFNVYSWESEMVAGCELWRKRRKPSPPPVDDDGLEWARRKMRMADTPAFAPVEPPTTHNRDEENESVLKIRVDQSWNVRLLWEGRVKELLVSAGVGLGPSSFSSPSRAANSTPAGGGQSVGGGISGRSYWHGVGVSISYSS; from the exons ATGCTTGACTTCATGGACTACATCCAACTGGCATTCGCCGAGGCGACCAACTGGAACTGCGACAACTCATATTCGTCCCTGACAGCCACGGCGCAAT CATTACTCGACTTCTCGACACCGGAGCGCCTACGCGTGCATCTTTCCTCCCTAGCCACTCCTCACTTCGCGACCAGTTATACCCTCGGCACAGTTGGATTGATCGATGGCTCCGTGTCGTACCTCTACAGCACTGTGCCTTTGAACAATACTCCCAGCCGGAGCGCCCTTATTCCATTGCGTAAACTAGCGCGCGGTTATCGCCAAGTCCAGCCTCCAGTTGCCCCGGTTGAAGATTGTGGCTGGCAGTCATGTCTTGGTGGACTCGGATCATCTGAGTCCAAACCCTCCGGCAATGACGATAGTCAACCTTCGCCTGGGCGGAAGGCGACCCTGCTCAATGCAACtttgcatcttcctcccccgACAATTCTGAATGCCTTGTTCTTGCGCCGGATGTCACCAACCATGCAGCTGTCATTGGCAGTCTGCTCGACCCGGGGAGCCCCTCTATCAAACTCCGCGCCGCAAGCTTCTCTCCTGGGTCAACTCTCCCACGACACGGGCAAGTATAGCAATGAATACCTGTTCAGCACTGACAATTCTTTATTCGGCTGGCGGGGGCTGTGGAACTTCGGCCCCGACCCGCGCCATCCCAAGGAGAACTCATCACCACAGTTATCACTACTATCAGCCGGCGCAGAAGCATATTACTCCCCCGTCTCTTCGCTCATCGGCATGTCAACTGGGCTACGGTTCAGCACCCTACCAGCAGCCACCGAGatgccttcatcatcatcatccgcatctaGCACAACCACAACCTCAAACCACGACACCCCGATCTCCACCTTCCCATACACCCTCACCCTGGTCCTAACGCCACTCACCGGCTCCCTATCAACCACCTACTCCCTCCGCGCCTCGCCTAACCTAGCCTTCAGCTCCCGCTTCGGCTTCAACGTCTACAGCTGGGAAAGCGAAATGGTCGCCGGCTGCGAACTATGGCGGAAACGAAGGAAACCCTCGCCCCCGCCagtcgatgacgatggcCTAGAATGGgccaggaggaagatgcgCATGGCCGATACTCCTGCTTTTGCTCCCGTGGAACCCCCTACTACTCACAATAGAGACGAGGAAAATGAATCAGTGCTGAAGATCCGCGTCGATCAGTCCTGGAATGTGCGGTTGCTATGGGAGGGCCGCGTGAAGGAGCTTCTGGTTAGTGCGGGTGTTGGGTTAGGCCCAAGTTCGTTCTCTTCGCCTTCGCGGGCTGCGAATTCGACTCCGGCCGGGGGCGGGCAGTCTGTTGGTGGGGGGATCTCTGGGAGGTCGTATTGGCATGGCGTTGGGGTGTCGATTTCGTATTCGTCGTAA
- a CDS encoding Protein kinase domain-containing protein: MSDSNNTPKEAAAGRPGLRFGTYTPRGVTPRGDTLSYAQNSPVFNPDDSGTDGTNGTNDTNGTNASNATILAVAPNDTTASDTDSDGVGPTANLDINPQRMPADTRRLDKIIPLLIQPESAVSERFPLLHRVIAGRLKTSLDLRGGRRVSRCSHKYGLGAATLNQTKKHRPDSHTFQTKVARSIGRSRGGRATANARIQGMCRKLRRKVRLSGCIGSGGFGTVFLAHKNTPHGQANFAIKINEHNTIAAMDDGSHVAEMMFFEEGGKVRYIPCEAMIMLLLTRSPRFPTLHSVYTEKDKVAIVMSACIDYDTLQLSNGMQETDQVWAIEGGHLRTRGKEPRLNELQAGKVSTQLLEAIAYLRDMNITYDDVSYRNYLVGENLETQLIDFGIMGFGLDDRDFLENSHTYVFWQEYLLSPEVAIELLKPQWRLHVRNTTRGIAQVKCRNDTRQTSLWNYAVEVFCLLHGYAPWEDPEWDDEIRTIGEFACRLINGRWQEPPELYDEGPRWDAAYARRKRMINEELAVREDLSQDCVDALRTMLQRDPKQRPRLSELISFPWFGQWAYHGDKLFRRPDIPREYFV; encoded by the exons ATGTCAGATTCAAACAACACCCCAaaagaagctgctgcaggtAGACCAGGGCTCAGGTTCGGTACCTACACCCCACGCGGCGTCACCCCACGGGGAGATACACTTTCATACGCCCAGAACAGTCCGGTCTTCAATCCCGATGACTCTGGGACAGACGGAACAAATGGGACGAACGACACGAATGGCACGAATGCAAGCAATGCGACAATTCTGGCTGTCGCCCCAAATGATACAACTGCGAGCGACACTGACTCGGATGGTGTCGGTCCTACCGCCAATTTGGACATAAACCCTCAGAGAATGCCTGCTGATACCCGCCGGTTGGACAAGATTATTCCCCTACTCATTCAGCCAGAGAGTGCGGTTTCAGAAAGATTCCCCCTTCTTCACCGAGTGATTGCGGGCCGACTGAAGACGAGCCTGGATCTGAGGGGAGGACGACGGGTCTCCCGGTGCTCTCACAAGTACGGCCTAGGCGCGGCCACTCTGAACCAGACCAAAAAACACAGACCTGACAGCCATACCTTCCAAACGAAGGTTGCCAGGTCCATAGGACGCTCAAGGGGTGGGCGCGCAACAGCCAACGCAAGAATCCAGGGTATGTGCCGCAAGCTTCGTCGGAAGGTGAGACTATCTGGTTGCATTGGTTCTGGAG GCTTCGGCACCGTGTTCCTTGCCCACAAAAACACTCCTCACGGACAGGCTAACTTTGCCATCAAGATTAACGAACACAACACCATTGCGgccatggatgatgggtCACATGTAGCCGAAATGATGTTCTTTGAAGAGGGTGGAAAAGTTCGTTATATACCGTGTGAAGCAATGATCATGCTCTTATTGACTCGCAGCCCAAGGTTTCCAACCCTCCACTCTGTCTATACTGAGAAGGACAAGGTCGCGATTGTCATGTCTGCTTGTATCGACTACGATACACTCCAACTCTCAAATGGAATGCAAGAGACGGACCAAGTTTGGGCCATTGAAGGAGGTCATCTCCGCACTCGTGGAAAGGAACCAAGGCTGAATGAGCTTCAGGCCGGCAAGGTGTCAACGCAGCTCTTGGAAGCAATCGCTTACCTCCGTGATATGAACATCACGTATGACGACGTGTCCTATCGCAATTACCTCGTGGGCGAGAATCTTGAA ACACAACTGATCGACTTTGGAATAATGGGCTTTGGGCTCGATGATCGTGACTTCCTGGAAAACTCCCACACCTACGTCTTTTGGCAAGAATATCTACTATCTCCAGAGGTTGCAATCGAGTTGCTGAAGCCACAATGGCGCCTCCATGTCAGAAACACAACACGTGGAATCGCGCAAGTCAAATGCAGAAACGATACGCGTCAAACCTCGCTCTGGAATTATGCTGTGGAGGTGTTTTGTTTGCTGCATGGATACGCGCCCTGGGAGGATCCGGAATGGGACGACGAGATTAGGACCATTGGTGAGTTCGCTTGTCGGCTTATTAATGGCCGTTGGCAGGAGCCTCCTGAATTATATGACGAAGGACCCCGTTGGGACGCAGCTTATGCCAGACGGAAGCGAATGATCAACGAGGAACTGGCTGTCCGGGAGGATTTGTCGCAGGACTGCGTGGACGCGCTGCGAACAATGCTCCAAAGGGACCCGAAGCAACGACCAAGACTCAGCGAGCTGATTTCGTTTCCTTGGTTTGGCCAATGGGCTTATCACGGTGACAAATTGTTCAGGAGACCAGATATACCCCGTGAGTATTTCGTCTAG
- a CDS encoding WD repeat PRP19 family protein, with protein MLCAISGEAPQVPVVSPKSGSVFERRLIEAYIAENGKDPVNGEELSVDELIEVKSQRVVRPRPPTLTSIPSLLSVFQEEWDALALETYTLRQTLAQTRQELSAALYQHDAAVRVIARLTKERDEARDALSKVTVSAGRAGGEEAMQVDSTGLPDAVLARIESTQVSLSKTRRKRPIPEGWATSDALSTYKPTETSKPLCQGGKALAVNAAGEMALVGGADGTVGVYSLSEKRVVGNLHTSGPVTSAVWAGDKAVIASSTGFIQVFEDGKELANFASHAGSATDLALHATGDIVGSVGVDKSYVLYDLTTNSVITQIFTDSSLHTVAFHPDGHLIAAGGADGQIKIFDVKSGTAAANYAMSGPVKCLYFSENGTFLAAVADNSTVLSIWDLRSSKEIKVLETGSQIDSICWDYTGQFLLTGGPSGVTVQQYSKASKEWSEPLRSAVPAVAVAWGSAAQSIVVLNSEGGVTVLTAQES; from the exons ATGTTGTGCGCAA TTTCGGGAGAGGCACCGCAAGTGCCAGTTGTCTCGCCCAAGAGCG GCAGCGTCTTCGAGAGACGTCTCATCGAGGCATATATTGCCGAAAACGGCAAAGATCCAGTAAATGGGGAAGAACTCTCGGTCGACGAACTCATCGAAGTCAAAAGCCAGCGCGTTGTCCGACCCCGACCCCCTACCCTTACATCCATTCCCTCACTGCTCAGCGTGTTTCAAGAAGAATGGGATGCGCTGGCGCTCGAAACTTACACATTGCGTCAGACCCTTGCTCAGACGCGGCAGGAGCTGAGCGCAGCTCTCTACCAACACGATGCTGCTGTACGAGTCATTGCGAGGTTAACAAAGGAGAGAGACGAAGCTCGCGACGCTTTGTCCAAGGTAACTGTTAGCGCCGGTCGCGCTGGAGGTGAAGAAGCTATGCAGGTTGACTCAACCGGCTTACCAGACGCTGTACTTGCAAGGATTGAAAGCACACAGGTGTC GCTGTCCAAGACACGTCGCAAGCGACCTATTCCTGAAGGCTGGGCTACAAGCGATGCCCTTTCTACATATAAGCCCACTGAGACATCCAAGCCTCTCTGCCAAGGCGGCAAGGCCCTAGCCGTTAACGCGGCCGGGGAAATGGCACTCGTAGGGGGGGCTGATGGCACTGTCGGTGTCTACTCTCTGTCCGAGAAACGTGTCGTTGGTAACCTACACACAAGCGGCCCAGTTACCAGTGCTGTATGGGCTGGTGACAAGGCAGTCATCGCGTCCTCTACGGGTTTCATCCAGGTCTTTGAGGATGGCAAAGAACTGGCGAACTTTGCTTCTCATGCTGGTTCAGCAACGGATCTTGCTCTGCATGCTACTGGCGACATAGTCGGCTCCGTCGGTGTTGATAAGAGCTATGTGTTGTACGACCTGACAACTAACTCTGTCATCACTCAAATTTTCACAGATTCAT CTCTTCATACCGTCGCATTCCACCCGGATGGGCATCTCATCGCTGCTGGTGGCGCAGACGGTCAAATCAAGATTTTCGACGTTAAGTCTGGCACCGCGGCCGCCAACTACGCCATGTCTGGTCCCGTCAAGTGCCTTTACTTCTCCGAGAACGGCACGTTCCTTGCTGCAGTGGCAGATAACTCGACTGTTCTGTCCATCTGGGATCTCCGCAGCTCAAAAGAGATCAAGGTTCTGGAGACGGGTAGCCAGATCGATTCTATCTGCTGGGATTACACTGGGCAGTTCCTTCTAACTGGTGGCCCTAGCGGAGTGACTGTTCAGCAATACTCGAAGGCGTCCAAAGAATGGTCAGAGCCTTTACGCAGCGCGGTGCcagcagtggcagtggcTTGGGGCTCTGCTGCCCAGAGCATTGTGGTATTGAACAGCGAAGGTGGAGTTACAGTTTTGACAGCCCAGGAGTCATGA
- a CDS encoding U1 small nuclear ribonucleoprotein 70 kDa — MTDKLPPPLLALFQPRPPLRYVPPVDRAPDDIKKSSIGGVADFLGELKKYGEEVPYNATESWLQRKWRQKLEKKERLNKQLTEGLQSYDPSNDPQARGDPFKTLFVARLSYDVKESDLEREFGRFGPIERIRIVKDTVTPKGSKKPHRGYAFIVYEREKDMKAAYKETDGIRIKDRRVLVDVERGRTVKGWKPRRFGGGLGGRGYTKALPSRPTGPGSFGAPSGPGGFGGGFRGGYGGRGFRGGYRGGDRFGPRGGIGYQGGRNGFGGQAPPNAPSGPGGGRNGGFGGGYAGGGKYERDARAPGVTGSNREPIRPREGYSERDRRDHDRDRESDRHRDRDRDRYRDRDRDRERERYGGREDYGRKRYHEDDSYEDPRAKRRY, encoded by the exons ATGACAGACAAActtccccctcccctccTGGCGCTCTTCCAGCCTCGTCCACCATTACGTTACGTTCCTCCCGTTGATCGCGCACCCGACGATATCAAGAAGAGTAGCATTGGCGGCGTTGCAGATTTCCTTGGAGAACTTAAGAAATATGGAGAAGAAGTTCCTTACAATGCCACAGAGAGCTGGCTGCAACGCAAGTGGCGTCAGAAGCTCGAGAAAAAGGAGAGGCTGAATAAGCAGTTGACTGAAGGCCTTCAATCTT ATGATCCTTCGAATGATCCTCAAGCTAGGGGTGATCCCTTCAAGACTCTGTTTGTTGCTCGACTGAGCTACGACGTGAAGGAGTCCGACCTAGAACGAGAGTTCGGTAGATTTGGGCCAATTGAAAGA ATCCGCATTGTAAAAGACACAGTCACGCCTAAGGGCTCCAAGAAGCCACACAGAGGCTATGCTTTCATCGTGTATGAGCGTGAAAAGGACATGAAAG CTGCCTACAAAGAGACAGATGGAATCCGAATCAAGGATCGACGTGTTTTGGTAGATGTGGAACGTGGCCGCACAGTCAAAGGCTGGAAGCCTCGCCGCTTCGGTGGAGGCTTGGGAGGACGTGGCTATACTAAGGCTTTGCCCTCGCGTCCCACCGGACCTGGATCTTTCGGTGCGCCTTCTGGCCCTGGAGGATTTGGTGGCGGATTCCGGGGCGGATACGGAGGTAGAGGCTTTCGAGGAGGATATCGCGGTGGCGATCGTTTTGGCCCTCGTGGCGGGATTGGCTATCAAGGCGGACGCAATGGCTTCGGTGGACAGGCTCCACCAAACGCTCCCTCTGGTCCCGGTGGTGGCCGGAATGGTGGCTTTGGAGGCGGCTATGCAGGTGGTGGAAAGTATGAGAGAGATGCCCGGGCCCCTGGCGTAACTGGTAGCAACCGCGAGCCTATCAGACCTAGAGAGGGCTACTCAGAGCGAGACCGACGTGATCATGATCGTGATCGGGAAAGTGACCGCCACAGAGACCGTGATCGGGATCGCTACCGTGACCGTGATCGCGACCGCGAACGTGAGAGATATGGTGGCCGAGAGGACTATGGCCGCAAGCGATATCACGAAGACGATTCATATGAGGATCCTCGCGCTAAAAGGAGGTACTAA
- a CDS encoding ribosome assembly factor MRT4, with the protein MPRSKRARIVHESKVTKKSHKEQTRRLYANIRECVEKYDHLFVFSVDNMRNTYLKDVRTEFADSRLFFGKTKVMAVALGHNPENEAAPNLHKLSPYLTGAVGLLFTSRDPESVLSYFDAFRPLDFARAGTVSTRSFSIPNGLVYSRGGEIPASEDEPVSHTIEPELRKLGVPTRLVKGKVMLELTDGQEGYPVCKEGEVLDSRQTTLLKMFGVATAEFKVDLKAQWTRSTGEVKILEKDEGMDVDGQ; encoded by the exons ATGCCTCGTTCAAAGCGCGCCAGGATCGTTCACGAGTCGAAGGTCACCAAGAAATCCCACAAGGAACAGACCAGAAGACTTTATGCCAATATCCGCGAATGTGTCGAGAAATATGATCACCTATTTGTTTTCTCTGTCGACAACATGCGTAACACCTATTTGAAAGATGTGCGCACCGAATTCGCTGATAGTCG TCTTTTCTTTGGCAAAACTAAAGTAATGGCTGTTGCCCTCGGCCACAACCCCGAGAACGAGGCCGCGCCCAACCTGCATAAGCTCTCTCCCTACCTGACAGGTGCCGTCGGTCTTCTCTTCACCTCTCGCGATCCCGAGTCCGTCCTCAGCTACTTCGACGCCTTCCGCCCCCTCGACTTCGCCCGTGCCGGCACAGTCAGCACCCGCTCCTTCAGCATCCCCAATGGCCTGGTTTACTCCCGTGGCGGTGAGATTCCTGCGTCCGAAGACGAACCCGTCAGCCACACGATCGAGCCAGAGCTGCGCAAGCTGGGCGTTCCTACTCGTCTAGTGAAGGGCAAGGTCATGCTCGAGCTGACTGATGGCCAAGAGGGCTACCCTGTCTGCAAAGAGGGAGAAGTTCTGGACTCGCGGCAGACAACGTTGCTGAAGATGTTCGGTGTCGCTACTGCCGAATTCAAAGTCGATCTAAAGGCGCAATGGACTCGGAGTACCGGTGAAGTTAagatccttgagaaggaTGAGGGCATGGACGTTGATGGACAGTAA
- a CDS encoding mitochondrial 54S ribosomal protein mL43, with protein sequence MPVQGIRTVAKARNGVGAFILQCKRLDFHYCDWAGSSRGMVAFLKHSLPSFAKANPQIEIRVSPRPHKHPVIKGHYINGREKAICVRNMEPEQILKKANLLKEASGEKLKRTKKPVTSLNESVRGIWSPYHGDLKMV encoded by the exons ATGCCTGTGCAAGGCATCAGAACAGTAGCTAAGGCCAGG AATGGCGTGGGCGCTTTCATCCTACAATGCAAACGTTTGGATTTCCATTACTGTGACTGGGCCGGTAGCTCGAGAGGCATGGT CGCTTTCCTGAAACACTCTCTACCGTCATTCGCCAAAGCCAACCCTCAGATCGAAATCCGAGTATCACCACGGCCGCACAAACATCCAGTGATCAAAGGTCACTATATCAACGGACGAGAGAAAGCTATATGCGTTCGAAATATGGAACCTGAACaaatcttgaagaaggcgaatCTGCTCAAGGAAGCCAGCGGAGAGAAGCTCAAGCGCACCAAGAAACCCGTCACCAGTCTCAACGAGAGTGTAAGAGGCATCTGGTCCCCATACCACGGAGATCTCAAGATGGTATGA
- a CDS encoding triose-phosphate isomerase TPI1 has translation MPRQFFVGGNFKMNGVTDTITSIVKNLNEAKLDPSVEVVISPSALYLLLARQAADPKIGVAAQNVFDKPNGAFTGEISVEQLKDAKIDWVIIGHSERRVILKETDEFIARKTKAAIDGGLNVILCIGETLEEREAGKTIDVVRRQLTAVAKDLSKEQWQKVVIAYEPVWAIGTGKVATTEQAQEVHAAIRKWLSDDVSAEASENVRIIYGGSVSEKNCRDLAKQPDVDGFLVGGASLKPAFVEIVNARL, from the exons ATGCCTCGCCAATTCTTCGTCGGTGGTAACTTCAAGAT GAACGGTGTCACTGACACCATCACCTCCATCGTTAAGAACCTCAACGAGGCCAAGCTCGACCCCTCCGTCGAGGTCGTCATCTCCCCCTCCGCTctctacctcctcctcgcccgcCAAGCTGCCGACCCCAAGATTGGCGTTGCTGCCCAGAATGTCTTCGACAAGCCCAACGGTGCTTTCACCGGTGAAATTAGCGTTGAGCAGCTCAAGGATGCTAAGATTGACTGGGTCATTATCGGACACAGCGAGCGTCGTGTCATCCTTAAGGAGACTGACGAG TTCATTGCTCGCAAGACCAAGGCTGCCATTGATGGTGGCCTGAACGTCATCCTTTGCATTGGTGAGACCCTGGAG GAGCGTGAGGCTGGCAAAACCATCGACGTCGTTAGAAGGCAGCTTACTGCTGTCGCCAAGGACCTTTCCAAGGAGCAGTGGCAGAAGGTCGTCATTGCCTATGAGCCCGTCTG GGCCATCGGCACCGGCAAGGTCGCTACCACCGAGCAGGCCCAGGAGGTCCACGCCGCTATCCGCAAGTGGCTCAGCGACGACGTCTCCGCTGAGGCCTCTGAGAACGTCCGCATCATCTACGGTGGCTCCGTCAGCGAGAAGAACTGCCGCGACCTCGCCAAGCAGCCCGATGTGGACGGTTTTCTGGTTGGCGGTGCCAGCTTGAAGCCTGCCT TCGTCGAAATTGTCAACGCCCGTCTGTAA
- a CDS encoding putative RING finger domain protein: MNGDSGVQFVAARPRKRPHHQMSDPSRSQHQSRWRSDPEPSSSQGLNSPHSRPTLPPMRYPGDGYDFRRPIMSDPPQREDVIDLTNEPDFLEEQRRPQNSDSRTTPRLPRFGRNIMAEVVDLEEPEDIIRIDTPSSPEVQFVRATVRQPEPVPAPPPRNRGFIGANLWDLIRLQREMAPRHLISREESFRQEIAWRARDLHRRPPDEVDMFLLGAAEEAIELEDAMDLAIVGDRPLRAEYPTYGLTSGRGSRQSSYKAPSPPSEGFTRSAGEDDLVVCPNCDEELGIGDETKQQIWVAKPCGHVYCGECARNRAVSKAKKTPQRTKPFSKCQVIDCGKPVSAPRSMFQIYL; encoded by the exons ATGAATGGTGATTCAGGCGTCCAGTTTGTGGCGGCGCGGCCAAGAAAG cgtcctcatcatcagaTGTCTGATCCGTCGCGAAGCCAGCATCAGTCTCGCTGGCGCTCAGACCCTGAACCATCCTCGTCCCAAGGCCTCAATTCTCCGCATAGCCGCCCAACATTGCCACCGATGAGATATCCTGGAGATGGATATGATTTCCGTCGACCTATAATGTCTGATCCTCCTCAAAGAGAGGATGTAATAGATTTGACGAACGAGCCAGATTTCctggaagagcagagaaGACCGCAAAATAGCGATTCGCGAACAACACCACGACTACCACGATTTGGAAGAAACATAATGGCCGAAGttgtcgatcttgaagaaccagaagatATAATTCGGATAGATACACCAAGTAGTCCGGAAGTTCAGTTTGTCAGAGCCACAGTGCGCCAGCCAGAACCAGTGCCAGCACCTCCACCTAGAAATCGGGGCTTCATAGGGGCGAATCTCTGGGATTTAATACGATTACAACGTGAAATGGCACCTCGACATCTCATATCAAGGGAGGAAAGCTTCAGACAGGAAATTGCATGGAGAGCACGAGaccttcatcgtcgtccaCCCGATGAGGTGGATATGTTTTTGCTTGGTGCTGCGGAGGAGGCTATCGAGCTTGAAGATGCCATGGATCTCGCGATAGTTGGGGATAGGCCTTTGAGAGCTGAGTATCCCACTTATGGGTTGACTTCAGGTAGAGGCTCCCGCCAGAGCTCGTACAAAGCGCCAAGTCCTCCCTCCGAAGGATTCACGAGAAGCGCTGGGGAAGACGATCTGGTCGTGTGCCCAAATTGTGATGAGGAACTCGGAATAGGGGACGAGACAAAGCAACAGATATGGGTAGCGAAACCTTGTGGACAT GTATACTGTGGCGAATGTGCCAGGAATCGTGCTGTTtccaaggccaagaagacTCCCCAGAGAACCAAACCGTTTTCTAAATGTCAAGTCATTGATTGTGGTAAACCCGTCAGTGCACCCAGATCAATGTTCCAGATATACCTTTGA